Below is a window of Nocardioides sp. S-1144 DNA.
CGACGTGCGAGCGGTTCAGCTTGGTCGACACGTGGACGGTCAGGTCGGCCCGGCGCAGCGCGGCCTCGGTGACCTCGGTGTCGGAGACCGCGGAGGCGAAGTTGCCGCCCATGGCGAAGAAGACCCGCGCCCGGCCGTCGGTGAGCGCCTTGACCGAGTCGACGGTGTCGAAGCCGTGCTCGCGCGGCGGGTCGAAGCCGAACTCGGCCTGGAGGGCGTCGAGGAACTCCGGCTTGGGCCGCTCCCAGATGCCCATCGTGCGGTCACCCTGCACGTTGGAGTGGCCGCGCACGGGGCACAGGCCGGCGCCGGGCTTGCCGATGTTGCCCTGGGCCAGCGCGAGGTTGACGAGCTCCTTGATCGTGGCGACGGAGTTGCGGTGCTGGGTCAGGCCCATCGCCCAGCAGAAGACGGTGCGCGAGGAGGTGCGCAGCATCTCCCCGGCCTCCTCGACCTGGGCCCGGGTCAGGCCGGTGGCCCGCTCGATCTCGGACCAGTCCACCTGGCGCAGGTGCTCGACCCACGCCTCGTAGCCCTCGGTGTGCGCGGCGACGAAGTCGTGGTCGACGGCGTCGTGCTCGAGCAGGTAGGCCGCCAGACCCTGGAAGAGGGCCAGGTCGCCGTTGATGCGCACCGGGAGGAACAGGTCGGCCAGCGCCGTGCCGGGACCGACCATGCCGCGCGGCGTCTGCGGGTTCTTGAACCGCACCAGCCCCGCCTCCCGCAGCGGGTTGACCGCGATGATCCGGGCGCCGCGCTGCTTGGCGATCTCCAGCGCACTCAGCATGCGGGGGTGGTTGGTGCCCGGGTTCTGCCCGGCGATGACGATGAGCTCGGCGTCGTGGACGTCCTCGAGCGACACCGACCCCTTGCCGATGCCGATGGTCTCGGCGAGGGCGACCGAGGTCGACTCGTGGCACATGTTCGAGCAGTCGGGCAGGTTGTTGGTCCCGAAGGCGCGCACGAACAGCTGGTACACGAACGCGGCCTCGTTCGAGGTCTTGCCCGAGGTGTAGAAGATCGCCTCGTCGGGGCTGTCCAGGCCGCGCAGGTGCCCGGCGACGAGGGTGAACGCGTCGTCCCAGGAGATCGGCTCGTAGTGCGTGCTGCCGGCCCGCTTGACCATCGGCTCGGTGATCCGGCCCTGCTGGCCCAGCCAGTAGTCGGTGCGCTCCTCGAGCGCGGCCAGCGGGTGCTCGGCGAAGAAGCCCCGGTCGACGCAGCGGCGGGTCGCCTCCTCGGTGACCGCCTTGGCGCCGTTCTCGCAGAACTCCGCGGCGTGCCGGTGCCCCGCCGCCGGGTCCGGCCAGGCGCAGCCCTGGCAGTCGAAGCCGTCGACCTGGTTCAGCTTGAGCAGCGTGCGCGCGGTCCGGCTCGGACCCATCTGCTCGACCGCGCGCTTGAGCGCCACGGCCACGGCGGTCTTGCCCGCGGCGGCGTGGGCCTCACCGCCGACCTCGAGGTCGGACTCGTCGATGTCGTCGCGGGGCGGCTTGCGGGCGAAGGGGCGGACCATGCCCCACATCCTCGCCCCTGCCCGGTCGACCGGGGTCACCCCGGGGAGGCCACCGGGCGCAATAGCCCGTCATGACCTGTCCGTGCGCGCCCGGACGCGCTAGTTTCAGCCGACCTCCCGACCCTCCCGGGTCGGTGCCCTGCGCCACGCTCCCTGCCGGCCCGGCACGTCCCCTCGTGCCCGGCAGGCGGGCACGCCCCCACCTCCCCGAGGAGATCCCATGTCCCAGTCACCGCCTCCCCCGCCGCCGCCCGGCGGCTACGGCTCACCGCCCCCGGCCGGCGGCTACGGGGCCCCGCCCCCGCCGCCGGTGGGCGTGCCCCGCCCCGGCGAGCTGGTCGACCGGTTCGTCGCCCGGCTGATCGACGGGGTGATCCTCGGCGTCGTCTACGGCATCGTCTACTCGATCTTCAGCGCGATCTTCCTGCGGGGCTTCGGCTACTCGACCGGCGAGTGGCTGCTGTTCTGGATCTTCGCCTCGATCGTCATCAGCGTGGTCTGGGTCGGCTACTTCGCCTACCTCGAGTCGGCCCGTGGTGCCACGATCGGCAAGCAGGTGATGAAGCTCAAGGTGGTCGGCCCCGACGGCGTCGCGAACCCGACGCTCGAGCAGGCCGCCCGGCGCAACGTCTGGCTGGCCGCCAACCTCCTCAACATCATCCCGATCATCGGGGCGGTGCTGAGCTTCCTGGCCAGCGTCGCGGCGGTCGTGATGATCGCCGTCGGGATCAACGGCGACCCGCAGCGCCGCCAGGCCTGGCACGACCGGTTCGCCGGCGGCACGCAGGTGCTCAAGGTCGGCTGACCCGCGCCGCCGCGACCGCCGCCGGGATCAGCGTCCCGGCGGCGGGAAGGCCGGCGGCGGGAAGGCCGGCGGCGGCCCCGAGGGGTGCGCCGGGCGCTGGACGTCGGCGGCGACGACGTCCTTGTGGAAGCGCCGGTGGACGTGGAGCGGCTCGCCGAGCGAGGTGCACCTCCACCACAGCCCCGACGGCGGCCCGACCTGGACCGAGCGCGGCACCTCCGCCAGCACCCCGGTGACCTTGGACTGGCTCCACGTCGTGCCGGCCAGCACCAGGATCCGACGGTCGGTGACCACCACGACGCGGTACTTGTTGGCGAAGACCAGGATCAGCACCGAGAGCAGCAGCCACCACTGGCTGATCTTCTGGCCGCCGAACACGGCCTGCACCTGCTCGCCCGGCTGCAGGTGGGGACGGGCCTTCTCGAGCATCGTGTCGCGCAGCGCCATGCCGGGTTCTCCTCGGGGTCGACGGGCCGGTGGACCCGGCCGGCGGCCGTCGTCTCCCCGACGGCCAGGTTCTCCACTCCCCGTTCCCGGCGCGCACTAACCTCGATCCGTGCAGCTAGGTCAGTACCCGTCCCCGCGTCACGTCGTCGCCCACCTCAGCGACCCGCACCTGCTCGCCGCCGGTGGTCTCCAGTACGGCGCCGTCGACCCCGAGCGGGGCCTGCTGCTGGCCCTCGAGCGCCTGCGGCACCTCGACCCGGCGCCCCAGGTGCTGCTCTTCACCGGTGACCTCGCCGACAAGGCCCAGCCGGCGGCGTACGTGCGGCTGCGCGAGCTCGTCGAGCCGGTGGCCGCCGACCTCGGCGCGCAGGTCGTCTGGACGATGGGCAACCACGACGAGCGGGCGGCCTACGCCGCGAACCTGTACGGCGAGCACGGCCACGACGGCCCGCAGGACCGGGTCCTCGAGGTCGACGGGCTGCGCGTCGTCGCCCTCGACACCAGCGTGCCCGGCTACCACCACGGCGAGCTGGAGCCGGCCCAGCTGGCCTGGCTGGCCGACGTCCTCGCCACGCCGGCACCGCACGGCACCGTCCTGGCGATGCACCACCCGCCGATCCCGGTGCCGATGCTGCGGGCCGCCGAGGTGATCGAGCTCGAGGACCAGGCCGCGCTCGCCGCGGTGCTGGCCGGCACCGACGTCCGCGTCATCCTGGCCGGGCACCTGCACATCTCGACGTACTCCACCTTCGCCGGGATCCCGGTCTCGGTCGCCTCGGCGTCCTGCTACACCAGCGACCCCGCCCCGGTCGAGCGGTTCGTGTCGGGCGTCGACGGGCACCAGGCGTTCACGGTGGCGCACCTGTACGCCGACCGCGTCGTCCACACGATCGTGCCGCTGGCCCCCGCCCCCGAGGTGACCGGGTTCCCGGCCGACGTCGTGGCCCAGCTCGAGGCCCTCACGCCCGCCGAGCGGCGCGAGCTGCTGTCGCGCAAGAACTCCGACTTCAACATCGACCTCGAGGGCCCCTTCGACGACGAGTGAGGCTCAGCCGTCGGAGGTCGCGCTGCGGCGTACCAGCCAGAACCCGATGCCGACGGCGATCGCGCCCAGGAGGCCGAGCACCATCACGTCCATCACGAAGTGGGCGCCGCCGGCCCGCGCGATCCAGTCCTCCTTCTCGCGGTCGCCCTGGGCCCGGGTCAGGCCCATGGCCGAGGCGCAGGCGGCGTAGGCCCACCGCGACGGCGAGAGCCAGGCGATCTGCTCCAGCACCGGCCGGTTGATCGCGAACAGCGAGCCCGAGAGCACGAGCTGGACCATGATCATGCCGACCAGCGCCGGCATCGTCTGCTCGCTGCTGGTCACCAGGGCCGACAGGCACAGCCCCACGACCGCCATCGTGAACGACAGCGCCCCGATCGTCAGCGCGATCCGGGCCGTGCCCAGCTCGCCGTCGGCCCCGGGCAGGCCGACGACCGCGATGAAGGTGACCACCAGCCCCTGCAGGAACGCCGCGGAGCCGAGCACCACGATCTTGCTGGCGAAGTAGACGCCGGGCGAGAGGCCCACGGCGTACTCGCGCCGGAAGATCGGCCGCTCCCCCACGAGCTCGCGGATGGCGATCGCGGTCCCCATCAGGCAGGCCGCCACGATCAGGACGATGAGGCGCTGGGAGGCCTCGCCGGGCGAGAGGACCTTGTCGACGAGGTCGCCGAAGGGCTGGCCGTCCTGGGTCGGCTGACAGCGCAGCGGGCCGACCGAGTCGCTGTTGGGTGGACAGCGCCGGGTGTCGTCGAGGGAGAGCCCCGAGCCGCCGGGGACGAGCCGGCTCAGGCCGCCCAGCACCAGCGGCAGCGCGATCAGCATGGTCAGCAGCAGCCGGTCGGCCACCACGACGGCGGTGTTGCGGCGCACCATCGTCGAGAGCTGCCGGGTGATCGACTGGCGCGGCGGCGCCGGCACGGGCGCCGCAGGCCCCGGCAGGCGGCCGGTGTCGGTCGACGACCGCGGCGGCGCGATCCGCGACCACAGGTCCGGCTCGTCGAGCAGGTCGAAGACCTCCGGGTAGTTGCTGACCCCGAAGTGCGCCAGGACGCCGGCCGGCGGCCCGAAGTAGGCGATCCGACCGCCGGGGGCGAGGACCATCACGTTGTCGCACACGTCGAGGGCGAGCACGGAGTGGGTGACGACCACGACGACGCGACCGTCGTCGGCGAGCGAGCGCAGCTGCCGCATCACCTCGAGGTCGAGGCCGGGGTCGAGGCCGGACGTCGGCTCGTCGAGGAAGAGCAGCGGCGGCGCGGTGAGCAGCTCGGTGGCGATGGAGACCCGCTTCTTCTGCCCACCCGACAGCTCGGTGCCGATCCGGTTGTCGAGCCGCTGCTGCAGCTGGAGCTGCCCGGCCACGGTGTGCACGCGGTGGGCGCGCTCCTCCGGGCGGGTGTCGGGCGGCAGCCGCAGCTCGGCGGCGTAGCCGAGGGCCTGGCGGACCTTGAGCTGCGGGTGCTGGATGTCCTGCTGGGGCACCAGGCCGATCTGGAAGCGCAGCTGGTCGTAGTGGGCGTAGAGGTCGTGGCCCTGCCAGATGACCCGGCCGTGGGTCGCCGGCCGCAGCCCGGTGAGCGCCCCGAGCAGGGTCGACTTGCCCGCGCCGGAGGGACCGATGACGGCCGTGAGCGACGACGGCGCCAGCGTGAACGAGACGTTCTCGAGCAGCCGCTTGCCCCCGCCCACGACCACGGAGAGCCCGTCGACGTAGAGGGTGAACTCGTGCTGGGTGGCGGAGGTCAGCAGCTGCGCGCCGTCCCACCGGAAGGTCTGGTTGCCGACGATGACCTCGGACCCGGGGTCGACCCGGGTGGAGCCGGCGACCCGCTGGCCGTTGACGAAGACGCCGTTGAAGCTGCCGAGGTCGTGCAGCACCGCCGGGCCGTGCTGCTGCCCGAGCTCGAGGCGGGCGTGGAACCGTGACGCCAGCGGGTCGTCGAGCACGATGTCGTTGGACAGGTCGCGCCCGATCGTCACCGACCGGCCGAAGCCCGCGCTGGCCGGCATCATGGTGCGGCCGTGCTCGAGCTGGCCGGGGGGCAGCACCGCCTGGGCGACCACGGGCGCCTCGCCGAGCGGCGGCGGCGTCGGCTGGTACGGCGGCGGGGCCGCGCCGTGTCGCGGCGCCCCGGCGTGCTGGGCGGGCTGGGCGGGCTGGGCGGGCTGGGCGGGCTGGGCGGGCT
It encodes the following:
- a CDS encoding FdhF/YdeP family oxidoreductase, whose amino-acid sequence is MVRPFARKPPRDDIDESDLEVGGEAHAAAGKTAVAVALKRAVEQMGPSRTARTLLKLNQVDGFDCQGCAWPDPAAGHRHAAEFCENGAKAVTEEATRRCVDRGFFAEHPLAALEERTDYWLGQQGRITEPMVKRAGSTHYEPISWDDAFTLVAGHLRGLDSPDEAIFYTSGKTSNEAAFVYQLFVRAFGTNNLPDCSNMCHESTSVALAETIGIGKGSVSLEDVHDAELIVIAGQNPGTNHPRMLSALEIAKQRGARIIAVNPLREAGLVRFKNPQTPRGMVGPGTALADLFLPVRINGDLALFQGLAAYLLEHDAVDHDFVAAHTEGYEAWVEHLRQVDWSEIERATGLTRAQVEEAGEMLRTSSRTVFCWAMGLTQHRNSVATIKELVNLALAQGNIGKPGAGLCPVRGHSNVQGDRTMGIWERPKPEFLDALQAEFGFDPPREHGFDTVDSVKALTDGRARVFFAMGGNFASAVSDTEVTEAALRRADLTVHVSTKLNRSHVVTGREALILPVLGRSEKDLTGGREQRVTVEDSMSAVHASKGPLEPASEHLRSEVDIVCSLALATLGAAYEIPWADLRADYSAIRRRIANVVPGCAAYDEKVERPGGFVLPHPPRDSRTFPTAVGRAIFSVVPLDVLAVPEGRLLLQTMRSHDQFNTTIYGLDDRYRGVKNGRRVVFVNPDDIRHLGWEDGDLVDLVSEWDDGSERTAPAFRIVAYDQPIGCAAAYYPETNPLIPLDSKAEGSNTPTSKSVVVRLQAPGGGRAGVTRPAGVDVEHGHKRATDPIQQS
- a CDS encoding RDD family protein, with amino-acid sequence MSQSPPPPPPPGGYGSPPPAGGYGAPPPPPVGVPRPGELVDRFVARLIDGVILGVVYGIVYSIFSAIFLRGFGYSTGEWLLFWIFASIVISVVWVGYFAYLESARGATIGKQVMKLKVVGPDGVANPTLEQAARRNVWLAANLLNIIPIIGAVLSFLASVAAVVMIAVGINGDPQRRQAWHDRFAGGTQVLKVG
- a CDS encoding metallophosphoesterase, which translates into the protein MQLGQYPSPRHVVAHLSDPHLLAAGGLQYGAVDPERGLLLALERLRHLDPAPQVLLFTGDLADKAQPAAYVRLRELVEPVAADLGAQVVWTMGNHDERAAYAANLYGEHGHDGPQDRVLEVDGLRVVALDTSVPGYHHGELEPAQLAWLADVLATPAPHGTVLAMHHPPIPVPMLRAAEVIELEDQAALAAVLAGTDVRVILAGHLHISTYSTFAGIPVSVASASCYTSDPAPVERFVSGVDGHQAFTVAHLYADRVVHTIVPLAPAPEVTGFPADVVAQLEALTPAERRELLSRKNSDFNIDLEGPFDDE
- a CDS encoding ATP-binding cassette domain-containing protein, with protein sequence MSDHPRARLVVQSALGPREFDQDRVVVGREQTCDVVVADPRASRHHLTFERHGDSWFVADSSTGGTFVGGARVSRLPVGPAATSYALGDPHGETILAWLVAAVRPAPVPPPYRAPSPAQPHQPAQPAQPAQPAQPAQHAGAPRHGAAPPPYQPTPPPLGEAPVVAQAVLPPGQLEHGRTMMPASAGFGRSVTIGRDLSNDIVLDDPLASRFHARLELGQQHGPAVLHDLGSFNGVFVNGQRVAGSTRVDPGSEVIVGNQTFRWDGAQLLTSATQHEFTLYVDGLSVVVGGGKRLLENVSFTLAPSSLTAVIGPSGAGKSTLLGALTGLRPATHGRVIWQGHDLYAHYDQLRFQIGLVPQQDIQHPQLKVRQALGYAAELRLPPDTRPEERAHRVHTVAGQLQLQQRLDNRIGTELSGGQKKRVSIATELLTAPPLLFLDEPTSGLDPGLDLEVMRQLRSLADDGRVVVVVTHSVLALDVCDNVMVLAPGGRIAYFGPPAGVLAHFGVSNYPEVFDLLDEPDLWSRIAPPRSSTDTGRLPGPAAPVPAPPRQSITRQLSTMVRRNTAVVVADRLLLTMLIALPLVLGGLSRLVPGGSGLSLDDTRRCPPNSDSVGPLRCQPTQDGQPFGDLVDKVLSPGEASQRLIVLIVAACLMGTAIAIRELVGERPIFRREYAVGLSPGVYFASKIVVLGSAAFLQGLVVTFIAVVGLPGADGELGTARIALTIGALSFTMAVVGLCLSALVTSSEQTMPALVGMIMVQLVLSGSLFAINRPVLEQIAWLSPSRWAYAACASAMGLTRAQGDREKEDWIARAGGAHFVMDVMVLGLLGAIAVGIGFWLVRRSATSDG